The Actinomycetota bacterium DNA window CATGTGGACCACGGCGCCGGCCAGCAGGAAGACAAGGAACCGCCTCATCGGTTTCAGGCGTTTGTTTACCGCGGGATAGAAAAGGATCATCGCCGCCACAACGGTCAGGAAGGCATAGGATGGGAAATAGCCCTGACGGATGACCGTCGAGAGCTTGTCCTGGACCTCATCGGCTCCTGGCACCCCGGGAGCGACGGCGCCCGACCGGCGGACGTCACTGGCGCTGACAAAGCTGATGAAAGATGATACGGAATCGATCTTGCCGTAGCTGACCTCTGGGTTGGTGGCGCTGCGTACCGGCAGGTACAGAAGGATAGAAAGGCCGAGGGCCAGAAAGGCCGCGGACAGGAGGATCGTCTTTGGTTTCAGCAACTCCCGCCAGGGTCCGAGCACGAAGAACCCCGCCACCAGCACCGGTACGAAATAAAGCAGCGAGGGATGGTAGGCAAACCCGAAACCGGTTAGAAACGCCGCCCCCCAGACAAGCTTCAGATTGCCGCTGCGATGCCAGGCGAGGAGCATGATCAGCAGGAAGGCGACCACGACGGCGACGCCGTTATAAGGCTGGGCTACCGAAGCGTGAGCCCAGTACTGCCCACCAAGCCCCAGGGTCGCGGCCGCGATCAGAGCCGGCAGCCAGCGGCCGAAGAGCATGATCACCAGGGTGAACACGGCCGAAACGCCGATCGCCCCCACAAGCGCCGACAGCAGGTTCACACGCGCGGCCATATTGCTGTACGGGACCAGGTGGGCGAATATCCAGGAGATGATGGTATAGGCGGGCGATCCCGGCGAGTGGCCTATGCCCAGAGTAGCCCCGGAGGCTTGCCATTCGCCGCTATCGGAGGCCAGGACATCGGGTGCCGAGGTGTAGAAATACAGTCCAAAAAAAACAGCGCCTGACAGGACAGCGCCGATCGTGCGCGGTTTTACCAAAAAGTGCCCGGCCTTTGCCGGGAATCCTGTTACGGTCATTCGTACACGGGCGCGGCGCCCTCTTCGTCGCCGGCATCCTCCGTCAGGGAACGTTCCTGCCGCGGCGCCTTCTCCAGGATCCGCTCCAGGTCTTCCTCACCGATGAGCACCCGGCGAGGCTTGCTTCCTTCGTAACCGCTGATAACGCCGCGGCGCTCGAGCATGTCGATCAGGCGGCCGGCGCGGGTATAGCCGACGCGCAACCGGCGCTGCAGAATCGACACCGATGCCGAGCCGGCTTCCACCACCAGGCGCATGGCCTCGGGCAACAGCTCATCCTCGTCAGCGGGAAGCTTGTCGTCGCTGTCATCCACCTTCCCCTCCAGCAGCTCCATCGCAAAATCGGGCTTGAGCTGGCTCTTGCAGCGGTCGGTAAGCAGCTTTATCTCCTGCTCGGAGATATAGGCTCCCTGAACCCGCCTCAGCTGGGACGAGCCCAGCGGCCGGAAGAGCATGTCGCCCTGGCCCAGCAGGCTCTCGGCGCCGTTGGTGTCGAGTATGACCCGCGAGTCGATCTGTGATGAGACGGCGAAGGCGATACGCGAGGGAACATTGGCCTTGATCATGCCGGTGATGACGTCCACGGACGGGCGTTGCGTCGCCAGGACCAGGTGGATGCCCACCGCCCGCGATTTCTGCGCCAGACGGATAATAGCGCCCTCCACGTCGGCAGGCGCAACCATCATCAGATCGGCCAGCTCGTCAACGACCAGGATTATGTAAGGCAGCTCCTTCTGGCCGCGACGGACGCGGGTCTTGTTGAGTTCGTCCAGATGCTTGGCCTTCACCAGCTCCATCTGGCCGTAGCGCGATTCCATCTCTTCCACCAGATTGGCCAGGACGTTGGCGGCGTCTTTCATGACCGTGACCACGGGCGTCAGCAGGTGGGGAATGCCTTCAAAGTGGCTGAGTTCGACCCGCTTGGGATCGATGAGGATCATGCGCACGTCGTCCGGAGTGCAGCGCAGCAGGATCGATGAGACGATGCAGTTGATGCAGCCGCTCTTTCCCGAGCCGGTGGTGCCGGCGACCAGCAAGTGCGGCATCTGCGCCAGATCGGCGAACACGGGCTTGCCGGCGATGTCCTTGCCCAGCCAGACCGAGAGCGGCCCTGATTTCTTGGGAAAGTCCTTGTAGATGTCGCCCAGGGTGACCATGTTGGGATTGAGGTTCGGGACCTCGACGCCCACGGCGGACTTGCCCGGGATCGGCGCCAGGATCCTGATATCCGTGGTCGCCAGGGCATAGGCGATGTCATTCTTGAGAGTCGTTACTTTATTGACCTTGATCCCAGGCGCCAGTTGCAGCTCGTAACGGGTCACGCGCGGACCGGATTCGGTGCCGATGACCCGGGCCTCGATGCCGAAGCTCGAAAGCGTCTCCTCGAGCACGCGGCTGACGCGGTCAAGGTTGTCGACGGATTTCCCCTCGCGGTCGCGGCTCTTGCGAAGCAGCTCGCGCTCCGGCAGCACGTATGCGGCCGCCTGTTCGACCTCTTCATCGCTGATGGGGAAAAGCTCTTCCTGCAGCGGGGCCCGATCGGCGCCGGATTCGTCGCCGATGTCGGCAAAGGGATCGGCGCTTTCCCCGGGTTCGACCGCAACGGCGTCCGTTACCTCCGCGGCCGGGCTGTCTTCGGGATCGACCAGCGCCAGCGCTGGCTTGTCATGAAAAATGTCAGGATAGGTCTGGGCGCCGTCGAGCGGAGCGCATTCGCCGCTGATGACGGATTCTCCCAGCACCGGGCGCTCTGCTACCGCCGCCGGGTCGACGCCGAAGGGCACCGGTTGCGTGGCGTCGCCACCCGCCATGGCCATGGCGCCGGCTTCAGTCTGCATGGCCGGCTCCGCGGCGCGCCTATCGGTCAGGGTGTGTCCCAGCTGCGCGGTTGACTTCCTGGCCCTGACCGCGGCCTTCCTGGCCCCGGAACCGGTCGCCAGCAACACGATCCGCACCGAGGCGCCAGTGATCAAAAAGAGCGATGAAAGCAGCAGGAAGATAACCGACACCGAACTGCCGGCGTCGCCAAGCAGCGAACCCGTGATCCAGTAAAGGGCGTCGCCGGCAATGCCGCCATGGCCGGAGAAATATGCGCTCTGGAAGAATTCCTCATGGACAGGCTCGGAGCCCAGCACCGAAAGGGTGTTGGCGCCGAAGACCAGGAAAAGGCAGGCCAGCCCGAGGCCGACGCCAATCTGGAAGCCCCGCGGTCCCCTGGGGGCTTCGGGAAAGATAAGGTAGGCGGCGGCTATGATGCATACCGGCGGCGCCATGAAAGCCAGCACCCCGAAGAGGTACCTGAGGGCGGATTCCGCCGCCGTGCCCACCAGGCCGCCGGACCAGCCCAGGTACAGGACCAGGGCCAGAAAACATCCGGCCAGGGCAAGCGCCAGGCCGCCGATCTCCCTCAACCGGCGCAGATCAAGACTGCCGGAGCGCTGTTTACGCTTCGCCGCTTTTCTCCGCGCCGTCTTCAAAGTCGCCTGCTTTTTGGTCTTGCGAGCCATCCCGTCTCCCCGGACTTCGGTTGCCCTGCCTAGACTTCGACCACGATCACCATGATCAGCGGACGCTTCTTGGTCTTCTTGTACAGGAACTTGGCCAGCCGGCTGTGTATGTGCTCCTGCAGCAGCCCGGGATCGGTGATCGCCAGACTGGCGCTTTCGGACATTATGGCCTTTACGAGGGAGGAAACCTCTTTCATCAGCTCGCGCCGGTTGCCCATGTAGACAAAGCCCTTGGCGGTGATGTCCGGAGGCGCCACGACCGAGCCGTCCTGCTCGCGCACGGGCGCCACGACGATGAAGGTGCCGTCGCGTGAGAGCTTCTGGCGGTCGCGCAGGGTGACGTCCTGGATGTCGCCGACGTCGAGCCCGTCCACGAAGGTCATGCCGGCGTCGATCTTGTCCACTATCCTGACTTTGCCGTTGGACGCCTGCACGACATCGCCGTTGGACGCCATGATTATGTGCTTGCGGTCCATGCCCATCTCCTCCGCCAGTTCCGCGTGGAAGAAGAGATGCCGGTATTCCCCGTGGATCGGCATGAAGAATTTCGGCTGGGTCAGGTTAATGATCATCTTTAGCTCTTCACGCGAGGCGTGCCCGGAGACATGCACCGGCGCCACCGATTCATAGACGACCCGCACTCCGCGCTTGAACAGCTGGTTGATGACGGTGTGAACGCTCACCTCGTTGCCGGGAACCGGCCGCGCTGACAGGATGACCGTATCGCCCGGCGCCAGCTTCACTTTTTTGTGGTCGCCGAAGGCCATGCGGGTAAGAGCCGAGAGCGGCTCTCCCTGGCTGCCACTGGAAAGGATGACGATCTTCGAAGGCTTGTAACCATCGATCTCCCGCAGGCTGATCAGCATGTCCTCGGGAATAGTGAGGTAGCCGAGCTCGCGCGCCATCTCGGCGTTGCGCACCATCGATCGCCCGACGATCGCCAGTTTGCGGCGGTGCTTGCGGGCGATATCGACGATCTGCTGGATCCGGTGTATGTGCGAGGCGAACGAGGCGGCGATGATACGCCCCTCGGCCAGCCTGAAGGTCTGCTCGAGGGTCTTGCCGACAGATTTCTCCGGCCCGGTGACACCCTCGACCTCGGCGTTAGTCGAGTCTGAAAGCAGCAGTAGCACTCCCTGTGTTCCCAGTTCGCCGAACTTGCCCATATTCGTGCGCCGGCCGTCGATGGGATTGGGATCCAGCTTGAAATCACCCGTGTGCACGACCGTTCCCACCGGAGTAGTGATCGCCAGGGCGATGCCGTCAGGAATGCTGTGGGTGACGCTTATGAACTCACAATGGAAAGGCCCGATCTGCTTGGGCTCGTCGGCGACTATCTCGCGCAGGTCGGTGACATCGGCCAGGCCGTGCTCCTCGAGCTTGTTCCCTACCAGGCCGAGCGTCAGGCGGGTACCATACACGGGCACGTTGATCTCCCGCAGGAAGAACGGCAGCGCCCCGACGTGATCCTCGTGGCCGTGAGTCAGCAGCACCGCTTCGACCTGGTCGGCGCGGTCCCTGATATAGGAAAAATCCGGGATGATGAGGTCGATCCCCAGGAGCTCGTCCTTGGGGAAGCTGAGGCCGGCATCGATTATGAGCATGCGCCCGCCGTATTCCATCACCATCATGTTCTTGCCGATCTCGCCGAGTCCGCCGAGAGGGATGATCTTTAGTTTGTCTTTGTTAGCTATAATTGGCTCCATTTATGGAAGGGTCAGATAATGGGAATTCGAGGCAGGAATGCTCGCGGGCAGGCTCTGCCCCATATTATGGGTTTCGCTTCTGGCGGGAAAACTCCTGCCGCAGCTTCGGTCACGGGTCTTCCATGGTCCGGGCAACCCTGGCTAGGCGTGTTGCTGCAGCAGCTCCATTGACTCCAGGACCCGCCGAAGCGCGGCCTTTTCTTCATCGGTCGCGGGCACCAACGGCAGCCGTACGTCACCGACGTTGTGGCCCATCATGTTGAGCGCCGCCTTGATCATGATCGGGTTCGAGGTCAGGAAGAGGACCTCGTAGAGTGGCCTCAGCTTCTCGTCAATAGCCCTGGCCTCATCGACCTTGCCGGCTCGGTACGCCTCTACCATCTGCTTCATCTGGGGACCGACGATGTGGGAAGCAACGCAGATGCCTCCCCAGCCTCCTATCTCCAGCAGGGGAAAGACCATGTCATCGTTGCCGGCATAGATGCCCATGTCGCTGATCTCCGTCAGGCGGCGCGCTTCTGCCAGATCGGGGTTGGCCTGTTTCACCGCAACGATGTTGTCGATCTCGTCGAGTTCCGCCAGAGTCTCGGGGTCGATATTGGTCACGCAGCGGCCGGGGATGTTATAGATGATGACCGGTTTGCCCTGGGCGGCTTCGGCCAGCGCCTTGAAATGGGCAATAATGCCGGCCTTCGGCGGCTTGTTGTAATAAGGCGTCACGGCGAGGATGGCGTCGATGCCCTTTTCGCTGGCGCGATGCGTCAGCTCGACGCTATGAGCTGTATCGTTCGAGCCGGTGCCGGCGATGATGGTGGCGCGGCCGGCTACGGCGTCGCAGACGACGCGGATGAGGTCGATCTTCTCGTTGTCGGTAAGGGTCGGCGATTCGCCGGTAGTGCCGCTGACGACCAGCCCGTCTGAACCATTCTCCACCAGAAAACTTGCCAGAGCGGCCGTGCCCTCGAAGTTCACGGAACCATCCTTGTGGAAGGAGGTGACCATGGCTGTGAGTATGTCTCCAACTGATTTATTCATTTTCGTCCCTAAAAGTTAGCGTGATCATTACCGGTAAGAATTTTATTATTCCAGATTTGGAGCAGGAATAACATTATTTTCCAGGTTGGGGCCTCCATCCCTGCGGGCGGGATGTTACATGATCTTCTCCAGGCCCACGACCAGCCGCTCCTTCAGACCGGCAACCTTGCGGATCGCCATGATGACTCCCGGCATGAAAGATTCCCTCGATATTGAATCGTGGCGCAGCGAGAGCGTCTGCCCCTTGCCGCCGAAAACTATCTCCTGGTGCGCGACCAGCCCCGGCAGCCGGACGCTGTGGATCGGCACGCCCTCATGGATGAATCCGCGGGCGGCGCTGCCTTCGGGCCCTGGAATCTCCGGCTGCCGTTCGCGGCCGCCGGCGATGAGCTCGGCCGTCCTGAGCGATGTCCCGGAAGGAGCATCGAGTTTCTGGTCGTGGTGAAGTTCGATGATCTCGCAATCCGGTATGTGGCGCGCGATGGTCCGGGCGGCTTCCATCATCAGCACGGCGCCGATGGCGAAATTAGGCGCCAGGAAGCAGTTGCGGCCGGCGGCCTGGGCCCGCGACCCGATCGCCGACAGCTGCTCGGACGACAGGCCGGTGGTGCCGACAACGCAATGCACGCCGGCTTCGAGACAGGCCGTGACGCTATCGAAGACCACGGCCGGCGTGGTAAAATCCACGGCGACCTCGGGCTTCGCTGTCTCAAGAGCGGAAGCCAGGTTGTCATACAGGGATATCCCGGAGATGTCAAAAGCCTCACTGGCGCCCGCATCCGAGAAAGCAGGATCTACCGCCGCCGCCAGCTCGAGGCCGTCCGCGGCCATCACGGCGCCGCAGGTCGTCCGACCCATTTTTCCCAAAGCTCCGTTGACGAGTACGCTGATCATCGACATCCTCCCGCGCTTTACATGTGGGATAAGACTCTAACAAAACCAGTGGGTCTGGCGCTACTGTTTGCAGCGGAGAGCTGGTCATTCAGGAGGAAGAAGGACGTGCTCTTTCAGGGAAAAAAGTACTGCCGCTTCAGGCGCCGCGGTCGGCGGCGACGCGGGCGATCAGCGCCAGAGGCGCCGTATCGAGCTCACCGGCGGCCGCAGATAGAGACTCGGTAGCCATGTCAACCAGCTCCAGCGCCCGGCTGCGCGCCACTTCGAGCCCGCCGCTGTCGCGGACCCTCATGCAGATCTCATCGATAAGCGCGTCGCTCAGATTTTCCCCGAGCATGTCCGGCAGGGAGTCGTCCCGCTCGAGCGCCATCACCAGGGGCAGCGTCACCGTGCCGTCACGAAGGTCGGCGCCGGCTCGCTTGCCGATGGCGCCGGTGTCGCCGGCAAAATCGAGTATGTCGTCGGCGACCTGAAACGCCAGCCCCAGGTTCATGCCAAAGTCATGCATCGCCGTCACAACCGGCTCGGAGCATTTGCCGATCACGGCGCCCAGCATGCACGCCGTCGAAAAGAGGCTGGCGGTCTTCAAGCGGCAGCGTTCGAAATATGCCTCAGGCGCCAGGCTGAAATCGCGCGTCTGCTCCATCTGCAGCAGTTCGCCCCGGCTCAGGTCGAGGCTGGCAGCGGACAGCATGGCCACGCACCGGGCCGATCCGTTCGCGGCCAGGATCCTGAAAGCTGAGGAAAAGAGATAATCGCCGGCCGAGACGCCCATATTGCGGCCGTATTTCGCCGCCAGAGTCGGTTTCCCCCGGCGCAGATCGGCTCCATCAAGAATATCGTCATGGACGAGTGTCGCCATGTGGACCAGCTCCACGGCTGCGGCCGCGGCATGATGAGCTTCCCCGATCGGTGTTCCCCTGGCAGAGGAAAGAAAGACCAGCAGAGGCCTCAGACGCTTGCCGCCCGCTTCGAGTGTCAGCAGACAGGATTCCGCCAGCGAGCCCCCGGGTTCCCCCGTGATCGCAACCAGCCGCTGCTCGCAACCGGCCATGTCGCCGGCGAAGCTTTCCCAGTAAGCGGCCTTGAAGAGCTCCAGCGGGGCGGTGTTGTTCATGGGGCCGTCGGCGGAGCCGCCGCGGCCGTGCCCCAGTGCAGCGCGATGATGCTTCCGGCGAGCAGGCGGTAATTGACATCCTTGAGCCCCGCCTGCTGCATGATCTCGACCAGCCTGGGCGCAGGCGGAAAACGCCTTACCGACGAGGGAAGATATGTGTAAGCGGCGTTGCGTGGAGCGACCAGCCGGCCGACCGCCGGCACCATGCGGTCGAACCAGATGCTGTAAAATTGCTTGAAAGGCCTCAGTGTCGGCTGAGTGATCTCCAGGCAGACGACCCGTCCGCCGGGCTTGACGACGCGGGCCATCTCCGAAAAGACTCCCTCGATGTCCTCTATGTTGCGGACCCCAAAACCGACGGTGGCGCAATCGAAACGGCCATCGTCGAATTCGAGACGGGTGGCGTCACCCCAGCGGAAATCAACCGGCTTCCCCTTCCGCCTTGCCTTTTCCCGGGCGACATCCAGCATGCGGCGGCTGAAATCAACACCGGTCACCGATCCCATCGGACCCACGGCGTCGAGAAGACCGAAGGCAAAATCACCGGTCCCACAACAGACGTCGAGCGCCGCGCCTCCAGCGCCCGGGTCGGCCAGATCCACTCCCAGACGCCGCCAGCGATGGTGCATTCCTGCGGTCATGACCGTGTTCATGGCGTCGTAGCGCCGGGCAATGCCGCCGAACATGGCGCGCACGCGCCCGGGCTCCGGATCGGCCAGAGAAGTCTGCGGTTTTGTGTTCGTGTTCAGGCTCATCCTTCCCAGCGCTCATAAAGCCGATTGGGAATCTTCAGCTGGTCGAGCACCTTGCCGGCAACGAAATCGACCAGGTCTTCAATCGTCTGCGGATGATGGTAGAAGCCGGGCATCGCCGGCACTACCAGAGCTCCCGCCCGCCTGGCTCTCAGCATGTTCAGCAGATGGATCTCGCTCAGCGGCGTCTCGCGCGGAACCATAACCAGCGGGCGCGATTCCTTGAGCATGACATCAGCGACGCGGTGAATGAGATTACGGGTCACTCCGGCGGAGATGCTGGCGAGCGTCGACATCGAGCAGGGACAGATTACTGCGGCTTCCGCCAGCGAACTGCCGCTGGCAAAGCTGCTGGCCATGTCCGACGGTTCCACCAGCCGCAGGCCGCCGCCGCCGAGTTCATGATGTGAAAGGAAAGCTGCGGTAACCTCATCCCGCCCCGCATCTGCAGCAACGGCCAGGTCTTCTTCCTCACGGATAACCGCGACAGCGCCATCAGAAATGCAGACAGTGATCTCGTTCCCAGATTGCGAGAGAGCCTTGAGAAGCCGGCCGCCGTAGATGGAGCCGCTGGCGCCGCTGATGCCAACAAAGATCTTCATAGAATCCAAATTTTAGCTGAGCCGGGGGGCAATCGCCAGCATCCGGCCCAGCTCGCGGGCGTTCTCCAGCGCATACCCCTGCCAGTCGTTATTGAAATATATATAGGCGCCGGCAGCTTCAGCCATCAGCTCCCGGATGCGCGCGGCCCACTGCTGCAACTGTTCGCCGCTGTAGCGGCCGCCGTCTTCCCCATAATGAAAACGCAGGTAGGTCCAATCGGCGGTCAGCATCACCTCCTGGGGACGGTCGGGGTGGTCTCCTATCACCAGCGCCGCTCCCGCCCTCTCGAGGATGCCGTAGACGTCGGCGCAGAACCAGCTGGGATGGCGGAACTCGAAGGCGTGGCGCCAGCCGCCCGGGAGCGCGCTGACGAAAGCCGCCAGGCGGTCGCTGTCGAGCTTCATCTGAGGCGGCAGCTGCCAGAGGACAGGCCCGGCCTTCTCGCCGAACCTGGACATGAGGTCGAAGAACCGCTCGACCGGCTCACCGGTATCGCCCAGGTGCTTTACGTGTGTCAGATAGCGGCTGCCCTTTACCGCGAAGACGAACCCTTCCGGCACGGAAGCAGCCCAGTTGTCGACATACTCGGGCTTGGGGAGGCGGTAGAAGGTAGCGTTTATCTCGACGGTATCGAAGTTCGAGGCATAGAACGAAAGCCATTGGGCCTGTTTCACGCCATGGGGATAGAAGATCTGGCGCCAATGGCTGTAATTCCAGCCCGAGGTGCCTATGCGCAGCTCAGGCGCCGACAACATCCGCCCCGCGGGCCTTGAGCGGCGGCGCCACGACGACGCGGTCCTTGCCGCGGGCCTTGGCCTCGCGAAGGGCCCAGTTGGCGTGCTCCAGCAGCTGGCTGGCGCCGTTCGCCTGCGAGGGATACTCCGCCAGTCCGAGGCTGAATGTCATCGGCGACGCGCCCTCGGGCAGGGTGATCTCTTTCGCCAGAGCCCGGATGCGGTCGGCCACGTCCATGGCCCGCACGTTCGGTGCTGCGGCACTGACCACGCCAGTCTCGGGAAGCAGGATCGCGAATTCGTCTCCGCCTGAACGGGCAATAATATCTATCTCCCTTATCTCCTGCTTCAGCAGACCGGATATCTGATTGATCGTTCTGTCCCCCACCGGTTGGCCGTACCTGTCATTGAAAGGCTTGAAATCATCAACGTCCACGACCACGAGCGTTACCGGCCGGTTGAATATCGAGCTG harbors:
- a CDS encoding DUF72 domain-containing protein; this translates as MLSAPELRIGTSGWNYSHWRQIFYPHGVKQAQWLSFYASNFDTVEINATFYRLPKPEYVDNWAASVPEGFVFAVKGSRYLTHVKHLGDTGEPVERFFDLMSRFGEKAGPVLWQLPPQMKLDSDRLAAFVSALPGGWRHAFEFRHPSWFCADVYGILERAGAALVIGDHPDRPQEVMLTADWTYLRFHYGEDGGRYSGEQLQQWAARIRELMAEAAGAYIYFNNDWQGYALENARELGRMLAIAPRLS
- a CDS encoding UbiX family flavin prenyltransferase, translated to MKIFVGISGASGSIYGGRLLKALSQSGNEITVCISDGAVAVIREEEDLAVAADAGRDEVTAAFLSHHELGGGGLRLVEPSDMASSFASGSSLAEAAVICPCSMSTLASISAGVTRNLIHRVADVMLKESRPLVMVPRETPLSEIHLLNMLRARRAGALVVPAMPGFYHHPQTIEDLVDFVAGKVLDQLKIPNRLYERWEG
- the dapB gene encoding 4-hydroxy-tetrahydrodipicolinate reductase, producing MISVLVNGALGKMGRTTCGAVMAADGLELAAAVDPAFSDAGASEAFDISGISLYDNLASALETAKPEVAVDFTTPAVVFDSVTACLEAGVHCVVGTTGLSSEQLSAIGSRAQAAGRNCFLAPNFAIGAVLMMEAARTIARHIPDCEIIELHHDQKLDAPSGTSLRTAELIAGGRERQPEIPGPEGSAARGFIHEGVPIHSVRLPGLVAHQEIVFGGKGQTLSLRHDSISRESFMPGVIMAIRKVAGLKERLVVGLEKIM
- the dapA gene encoding 4-hydroxy-tetrahydrodipicolinate synthase, which encodes MNKSVGDILTAMVTSFHKDGSVNFEGTAALASFLVENGSDGLVVSGTTGESPTLTDNEKIDLIRVVCDAVAGRATIIAGTGSNDTAHSVELTHRASEKGIDAILAVTPYYNKPPKAGIIAHFKALAEAAQGKPVIIYNIPGRCVTNIDPETLAELDEIDNIVAVKQANPDLAEARRLTEISDMGIYAGNDDMVFPLLEIGGWGGICVASHIVGPQMKQMVEAYRAGKVDEARAIDEKLRPLYEVLFLTSNPIMIKAALNMMGHNVGDVRLPLVPATDEEKAALRRVLESMELLQQHA
- the ubiE gene encoding bifunctional demethylmenaquinone methyltransferase/2-methoxy-6-polyprenyl-1,4-benzoquinol methylase UbiE, whose product is MSLNTNTKPQTSLADPEPGRVRAMFGGIARRYDAMNTVMTAGMHHRWRRLGVDLADPGAGGAALDVCCGTGDFAFGLLDAVGPMGSVTGVDFSRRMLDVAREKARRKGKPVDFRWGDATRLEFDDGRFDCATVGFGVRNIEDIEGVFSEMARVVKPGGRVVCLEITQPTLRPFKQFYSIWFDRMVPAVGRLVAPRNAAYTYLPSSVRRFPPAPRLVEIMQQAGLKDVNYRLLAGSIIALHWGTAAAAPPTAP
- a CDS encoding DNA translocase FtsK; this encodes MARKTKKQATLKTARRKAAKRKQRSGSLDLRRLREIGGLALALAGCFLALVLYLGWSGGLVGTAAESALRYLFGVLAFMAPPVCIIAAAYLIFPEAPRGPRGFQIGVGLGLACLFLVFGANTLSVLGSEPVHEEFFQSAYFSGHGGIAGDALYWITGSLLGDAGSSVSVIFLLLSSLFLITGASVRIVLLATGSGARKAAVRARKSTAQLGHTLTDRRAAEPAMQTEAGAMAMAGGDATQPVPFGVDPAAVAERPVLGESVISGECAPLDGAQTYPDIFHDKPALALVDPEDSPAAEVTDAVAVEPGESADPFADIGDESGADRAPLQEELFPISDEEVEQAAAYVLPERELLRKSRDREGKSVDNLDRVSRVLEETLSSFGIEARVIGTESGPRVTRYELQLAPGIKVNKVTTLKNDIAYALATTDIRILAPIPGKSAVGVEVPNLNPNMVTLGDIYKDFPKKSGPLSVWLGKDIAGKPVFADLAQMPHLLVAGTTGSGKSGCINCIVSSILLRCTPDDVRMILIDPKRVELSHFEGIPHLLTPVVTVMKDAANVLANLVEEMESRYGQMELVKAKHLDELNKTRVRRGQKELPYIILVVDELADLMMVAPADVEGAIIRLAQKSRAVGIHLVLATQRPSVDVITGMIKANVPSRIAFAVSSQIDSRVILDTNGAESLLGQGDMLFRPLGSSQLRRVQGAYISEQEIKLLTDRCKSQLKPDFAMELLEGKVDDSDDKLPADEDELLPEAMRLVVEAGSASVSILQRRLRVGYTRAGRLIDMLERRGVISGYEGSKPRRVLIGEEDLERILEKAPRQERSLTEDAGDEEGAAPVYE
- a CDS encoding polyprenyl synthetase family protein, which codes for MNNTAPLELFKAAYWESFAGDMAGCEQRLVAITGEPGGSLAESCLLTLEAGGKRLRPLLVFLSSARGTPIGEAHHAAAAAVELVHMATLVHDDILDGADLRRGKPTLAAKYGRNMGVSAGDYLFSSAFRILAANGSARCVAMLSAASLDLSRGELLQMEQTRDFSLAPEAYFERCRLKTASLFSTACMLGAVIGKCSEPVVTAMHDFGMNLGLAFQVADDILDFAGDTGAIGKRAGADLRDGTVTLPLVMALERDDSLPDMLGENLSDALIDEICMRVRDSGGLEVARSRALELVDMATESLSAAAGELDTAPLALIARVAADRGA
- a CDS encoding DUF2723 domain-containing protein, producing MTVTGFPAKAGHFLVKPRTIGAVLSGAVFFGLYFYTSAPDVLASDSGEWQASGATLGIGHSPGSPAYTIISWIFAHLVPYSNMAARVNLLSALVGAIGVSAVFTLVIMLFGRWLPALIAAATLGLGGQYWAHASVAQPYNGVAVVVAFLLIMLLAWHRSGNLKLVWGAAFLTGFGFAYHPSLLYFVPVLVAGFFVLGPWRELLKPKTILLSAAFLALGLSILLYLPVRSATNPEVSYGKIDSVSSFISFVSASDVRRSGAVAPGVPGADEVQDKLSTVIRQGYFPSYAFLTVVAAMILFYPAVNKRLKPMRRFLVFLLAGAVVHMSIIFAVSRIYVHYYLPLLLYFSIWAGFSIYLIMLMAEAYIKEGRWQKAPVIIAGGVYVIVLSLGIPTLWPFVNHHGDLSMLDYASVVFSKARLGAVVLADWPSYGGLRYEQAVEGKRPDLEMITVTPDNWRDYLAEVRGQHPSQILASHNYGFEPEDHAVQLSEGYRVSIKGRTYQDVRHGEPFPYVVQLFEIQ
- a CDS encoding ribonuclease J, whose translation is MEPIIANKDKLKIIPLGGLGEIGKNMMVMEYGGRMLIIDAGLSFPKDELLGIDLIIPDFSYIRDRADQVEAVLLTHGHEDHVGALPFFLREINVPVYGTRLTLGLVGNKLEEHGLADVTDLREIVADEPKQIGPFHCEFISVTHSIPDGIALAITTPVGTVVHTGDFKLDPNPIDGRRTNMGKFGELGTQGVLLLLSDSTNAEVEGVTGPEKSVGKTLEQTFRLAEGRIIAASFASHIHRIQQIVDIARKHRRKLAIVGRSMVRNAEMARELGYLTIPEDMLISLREIDGYKPSKIVILSSGSQGEPLSALTRMAFGDHKKVKLAPGDTVILSARPVPGNEVSVHTVINQLFKRGVRVVYESVAPVHVSGHASREELKMIINLTQPKFFMPIHGEYRHLFFHAELAEEMGMDRKHIIMASNGDVVQASNGKVRIVDKIDAGMTFVDGLDVGDIQDVTLRDRQKLSRDGTFIVVAPVREQDGSVVAPPDITAKGFVYMGNRRELMKEVSSLVKAIMSESASLAITDPGLLQEHIHSRLAKFLYKKTKKRPLIMVIVVEV